Proteins encoded together in one Halalkaliarchaeum sp. AArc-CO window:
- a CDS encoding bacterio-opsin activator domain-containing protein: MPTKRVLLASVGEPASETAAFLRDRNRSVTTVESATIALRELAATHYDCVVTANRLSGDDGLQLLEAIEEFDPLLPVIVYADDDAVGTEALDRGAERFVSRSETGALDRLDTGITEVTESSPHAPAKQDVSKQGPSTDEIVHAIDEAPIGITLADPSLPDEPLVYVNEAFERVTGYPTDYVRGRNCRFLQGPDTDPATVAEMRQAIEREEPVTVVVRNYRKDGSPFWNEVTIAPIYDDDGELVHYVGFQSDVSERERAKRTAEKRAEALREERIALERVLERVNGVLSDVGRALVEENDRGAIERRICETVVSARGYGAAWIAGTNAPDTRIQLHESAGLLSDADVDWAVDELPDAVGRAIESGRVEGSSLEPRSVAEVGLNPVGCRRIVVVPLVYGQTTYGLLAVYSEDADSLDRREEVLFESIGRMVASGLNAIETTRILTVDRVTELVFEIRDPSFPLSAVADMLDDPVEYVGLTEGVSADEYHLYLTVAGSGGIDPEVLTDLPFVEDVRKIADRGEEYAFAIVLEGTTPFVELADYGATVQSISADRNSAKLVVHSPPEHDHDALLKFLESEYESVELRSKRDRERRDRTAHEFVSDVESTLSERQYTALKTAHLNGYFEWPRPVDGTELADSMNISRQTFHQHLRLAQRKLVGAFFEE, translated from the coding sequence GTGCCAACCAAACGCGTGCTTCTCGCCTCGGTCGGCGAGCCAGCAAGCGAGACGGCTGCATTCCTCCGGGACCGAAACCGGTCAGTGACGACCGTCGAAAGCGCCACGATAGCGCTACGGGAGCTCGCGGCAACCCATTACGACTGCGTCGTCACGGCGAACCGGCTCTCCGGGGACGACGGGCTGCAACTTCTGGAGGCTATCGAGGAATTCGACCCTCTGCTCCCGGTTATCGTCTACGCCGACGACGACGCCGTCGGGACGGAGGCGCTGGACCGTGGTGCCGAACGGTTCGTCTCTCGCAGCGAAACAGGAGCACTCGACCGCCTCGATACGGGAATCACCGAAGTGACGGAATCGTCGCCGCACGCGCCGGCGAAACAGGACGTCTCAAAACAGGGGCCCTCCACCGACGAAATCGTCCACGCGATCGACGAAGCGCCGATCGGGATTACCCTCGCGGATCCGTCGCTACCCGACGAACCGCTCGTGTACGTAAACGAGGCGTTCGAACGGGTGACCGGCTATCCGACCGACTACGTCAGGGGACGGAACTGCCGATTCCTGCAGGGACCGGACACCGATCCCGCCACAGTCGCGGAGATGCGCCAGGCAATCGAACGTGAAGAACCCGTCACGGTCGTGGTCCGCAATTACCGGAAGGACGGCTCCCCGTTCTGGAACGAAGTGACGATCGCACCGATCTACGACGACGACGGCGAACTGGTCCACTACGTCGGCTTTCAAAGCGACGTCAGCGAACGGGAACGAGCCAAACGAACGGCCGAAAAGCGAGCCGAAGCGTTGCGAGAGGAGCGCATCGCACTCGAGCGGGTGCTGGAGCGTGTCAACGGCGTTCTCAGCGACGTGGGACGGGCGCTCGTCGAGGAAAACGACCGAGGGGCGATCGAGCGACGGATCTGTGAGACCGTCGTCTCCGCCCGCGGATACGGCGCAGCGTGGATCGCCGGGACGAACGCTCCGGACACGAGAATCCAGCTTCACGAAAGCGCTGGCTTGCTATCGGACGCCGACGTCGACTGGGCCGTCGACGAGCTCCCGGACGCAGTAGGGCGCGCCATCGAATCCGGACGCGTCGAAGGTTCGAGCCTCGAACCGAGAAGCGTTGCCGAGGTCGGGCTGAACCCGGTCGGCTGTCGGCGGATCGTCGTCGTGCCGCTCGTGTACGGCCAAACCACCTACGGGCTGTTGGCCGTCTACTCGGAGGACGCCGACTCGCTGGACCGTCGGGAGGAAGTGCTCTTCGAGTCGATCGGTCGGATGGTCGCCAGCGGCCTCAACGCGATCGAGACCACGCGGATCCTCACTGTCGATCGAGTGACAGAACTGGTTTTCGAGATCAGGGACCCGTCGTTTCCGCTGTCGGCAGTGGCGGACATGCTCGACGATCCCGTCGAGTACGTCGGGCTGACAGAGGGCGTTTCCGCGGACGAGTATCACCTGTATCTCACCGTGGCCGGCAGCGGTGGTATCGATCCGGAGGTACTCACCGACCTACCGTTCGTCGAGGACGTCCGCAAGATTGCCGACAGGGGGGAAGAATACGCGTTCGCGATCGTGCTCGAGGGGACCACACCGTTCGTCGAACTCGCCGACTACGGGGCAACCGTTCAGTCGATATCGGCGGACCGGAACTCGGCGAAACTCGTGGTTCACTCGCCGCCGGAACACGATCACGACGCCCTTTTGAAATTCCTCGAGTCGGAGTACGAGTCCGTCGAACTTCGGTCGAAACGCGACCGGGAGCGACGCGATCGGACGGCCCACGAGTTCGTCTCGGACGTGGAGTCGACGCTGTCGGAGCGCCAGTACACTGCGCTCAAGACGGCCCATCTCAACGGCTACTTCGAGTGGCCGCGACCGGTCGACGGGACGGAGCTCGCGGATTCGATGAACATCTCGAGACAGACGTTCCATCAGCATCTCCGGCTGGCACAACGGAAGCTCGTTGGGGCCTTCTTCGAGGAATGA
- a CDS encoding lycopene cyclase domain-containing protein, whose protein sequence is MTPPLSYLEFHALFILPPIFLLGWLAHRRSGAWWGRRPLSGLGIILVLAVVYTTPWDNLLIDVGVWWYGDGAVVETIWHAPVEEYLFFVLQPILTALFLFLFPTGEDLSLRIPSSHRFVGAVGGLGLGAVGWFLLGSSSTFYMGAILLWAGPILAIQWAFGLTYLWRVRRRVALAILVPSVYLWIVDRIAIGMGIWVISEEYTTGYTLFGLPIEEATFFLVTNIFVVQGIVLYMWLLDRASDVPALAGALERTPVAFDAR, encoded by the coding sequence ATGACACCACCGTTGAGCTATCTCGAGTTCCACGCGCTGTTCATTTTACCGCCGATCTTCCTTCTGGGATGGCTGGCCCATCGTCGATCGGGCGCCTGGTGGGGTCGGCGGCCCCTTTCTGGGCTCGGGATCATCCTGGTTTTGGCGGTGGTGTACACGACGCCATGGGACAATCTCCTCATCGACGTCGGAGTGTGGTGGTACGGGGACGGGGCCGTGGTCGAGACGATCTGGCACGCCCCCGTCGAGGAGTACCTGTTTTTCGTGCTCCAGCCCATCCTGACCGCGCTTTTCCTGTTTCTGTTCCCCACAGGTGAGGACCTGTCGCTTCGGATCCCCAGCTCGCATCGATTTGTCGGCGCGGTCGGCGGACTCGGACTCGGAGCGGTGGGATGGTTCCTGCTCGGCTCGTCGTCGACGTTCTACATGGGTGCGATACTGCTGTGGGCGGGTCCGATCCTCGCGATCCAGTGGGCGTTCGGTCTCACCTACCTCTGGCGGGTCCGACGTCGGGTGGCGCTCGCGATCCTGGTTCCGTCGGTGTACCTCTGGATCGTAGACCGGATCGCGATCGGGATGGGGATCTGGGTCATTTCCGAGGAGTACACAACCGGGTACACACTGTTCGGCCTGCCGATCGAGGAGGCGACGTTTTTCCTCGTGACGAACATCTTTGTCGTTCAAGGAATCGTACTGTACATGTGGCTCCTGGATCGTGCAAGCGACGTTCCAGCCCTCGCAGGGGCGCTCGAACGGACACCCGTCGCCTTCGATGCTCGGTGA
- a CDS encoding Brp/Blh family beta-carotene 15,15'-dioxygenase has product MTEPTTSERAVAARIALAGGILTVSLGVALRGFGGTIPLAYQYVPLVVSAIVLGVPHGAVDHLVLPRARDVPVTRRSLAFVGGVYLLIGGSYAAIWVLAPAVAFVLFIVVTLLHWGQGDVYALVELTGASHLSTRTIRASTALVRGGLPMLVPLVAFPEQYRFVAATVIGSFDPGAVGALDAVFTLEARLVVGLGFGLVTAATLGIGYRRAVRTNAVRPWLTDAGETLSLIAYFGLVPPILAIGLYFPLWHSLRHILRTMLVDDVAAAALSTRSTGMAFLRFTRDAAPLTAAALVILGAVWVAVPETPTTMPDAVGVYLVFIAVLTLPHVVVVSFLDRELDLWSPQRLSRSET; this is encoded by the coding sequence ATGACAGAGCCGACGACCAGTGAGAGAGCCGTCGCGGCCCGCATCGCGCTCGCGGGCGGGATCCTGACGGTTTCTCTGGGAGTCGCGCTGCGGGGATTCGGGGGGACGATTCCACTCGCGTATCAGTACGTTCCACTCGTCGTCAGCGCGATCGTGCTGGGGGTTCCCCACGGGGCAGTCGATCACCTCGTGTTGCCCCGCGCCCGGGATGTGCCGGTCACCCGTCGCTCGCTCGCGTTCGTCGGCGGGGTGTACCTCCTGATCGGCGGAAGCTACGCAGCGATCTGGGTTCTGGCTCCAGCGGTCGCGTTCGTTCTGTTCATCGTCGTCACACTGCTACACTGGGGACAGGGCGACGTGTACGCCCTCGTCGAGTTGACGGGTGCGTCGCACCTGTCGACCCGAACGATCCGGGCCTCGACGGCGCTCGTCCGGGGCGGACTGCCGATGCTGGTTCCACTCGTCGCGTTTCCGGAGCAGTACAGGTTCGTCGCGGCGACGGTGATCGGTTCGTTCGATCCCGGCGCAGTCGGGGCGCTGGATGCGGTGTTCACACTCGAGGCGCGTCTCGTGGTAGGCCTCGGTTTCGGCCTTGTGACCGCCGCGACGCTCGGTATCGGCTACCGACGAGCGGTTCGGACGAACGCCGTTCGCCCGTGGCTGACCGACGCCGGGGAGACGCTTTCGCTGATCGCGTACTTCGGGCTGGTGCCCCCGATACTCGCGATCGGACTGTACTTCCCGTTGTGGCACTCGCTTCGTCACATCCTGCGGACGATGCTCGTCGACGACGTGGCGGCTGCTGCGCTTTCGACCCGATCGACCGGGATGGCGTTTCTGCGGTTCACGCGGGATGCGGCCCCGCTCACGGCGGCAGCGTTGGTGATTCTCGGTGCCGTTTGGGTCGCCGTCCCCGAGACGCCGACCACCATGCCCGACGCAGTCGGCGTGTATCTCGTCTTCATTGCGGTGTTGACACTCCCCCACGTCGTCGTGGTTTCGTTTCTGGACAGGGAGCTGGACCTCTGGTCGCCACAGCGCCTAAGCCGTTCGGAAACCTGA
- a CDS encoding NAD(P)H-binding protein, which produces MKVLVTGATGFVGGRLVPALLAADHDVSVLVRDRDSYDAPDGVTVFQGDVLQQGSFEPALADVDAAYYLIHGMGAGGGFEERDRQAAENFARGASAAGIARVVYLSGLGVDADDLSAHLRSRREVERVLAEGEYELTVLRAAIIVGDGSASFRMVRQLASRLPVMITPRWVSTRVQPIAISDVIEYLVGILDVPETAGDTFEIGGPEVLTYREMLIETGKLLSGREPFVLPVPFLTPRLSAYWVDLVTDVPASVAYPLIDGMTTDVVVTDDRIRSLVPIELTPYETAVRRALEEAEDARIVESARPVQRDQ; this is translated from the coding sequence ATGAAGGTTCTCGTCACCGGTGCGACCGGGTTCGTCGGCGGTCGTCTCGTCCCCGCGCTTTTGGCCGCCGACCACGACGTGTCGGTACTGGTCAGAGACCGGGACAGCTACGATGCGCCGGATGGGGTCACCGTCTTCCAGGGTGACGTACTCCAGCAGGGGAGTTTCGAGCCGGCGCTCGCAGACGTGGACGCCGCGTACTACTTGATCCACGGGATGGGCGCCGGCGGCGGGTTCGAGGAACGCGACCGACAGGCAGCGGAAAACTTCGCACGGGGCGCCTCCGCCGCGGGAATTGCGCGGGTGGTCTACCTCAGCGGACTTGGCGTGGACGCTGACGACCTCTCGGCACATCTCCGGTCCCGCCGCGAGGTAGAGCGGGTGCTTGCCGAGGGGGAGTACGAACTGACGGTGCTCCGTGCGGCGATCATCGTCGGCGACGGCAGCGCGAGCTTCCGGATGGTCCGACAGCTCGCCTCCCGGCTCCCGGTGATGATCACGCCGCGGTGGGTCTCGACCCGCGTGCAGCCGATCGCGATATCGGACGTGATCGAGTATCTCGTCGGCATACTCGACGTACCGGAAACGGCCGGCGACACGTTCGAGATCGGCGGTCCCGAGGTTCTCACGTACCGCGAGATGCTGATCGAGACGGGGAAACTCCTCTCCGGGCGGGAACCGTTCGTCCTGCCGGTGCCGTTTCTCACCCCACGACTCTCCGCGTACTGGGTGGACCTTGTGACCGACGTCCCCGCGAGCGTCGCCTACCCCCTCATCGACGGGATGACGACGGACGTGGTCGTGACCGACGATCGGATCCGGTCGCTCGTCCCGATCGAACTCACCCCCTACGAAACTGCCGTGCGGCGGGCTCTCGAGGAGGCGGAAGACGCGAGAATTGTCGAGAGTGCTCGACCGGTGCAGCGCGATCAATGA
- the extH gene encoding selenite/tellurite reduction operon rhodanese-like protein ExtH, which translates to MDDRTDRDRSIKRRQFVKATGLAGMAAIAGCAGEEEPQDTPTDEPTEEPAEEPTEEPETPEPTETQTALIEPEMLAAWQDEGLVNAARDGEERVTVLRVFDTENYEDGHVPGALPWGALHGSRTEALAALAPTVPDGEAMDEMLQQTGVDENTTIVLSGPNPLRAARAYFTLRYWGFPRERIKILNGGYTAYDEEFGLETGGEPDVTASGFSVRDNGGLNDDKRVSLGEMIQTVDAVNDGETGISILDNRPHPSATIANAVVDPPSNYHEGPEYHSDAPWKSADEIESYVFDLDGVSDGDEIVTYCGSGYRATMSFFALDGVLGYDDVAVYDGSFSFQWQHYDGDADVVPNDAWRTDLEGRTDGDTGESQLEIIPSLNEAFTDVSDPDANQIVQEDQAYMAGDEYEPAVPEPDPTETDNALIEPETLKEYQARGMVNRENTDGRERVVVLRAFGIDEYEDGHVPGAVPWETVHQTRFEALSELSPTVPDGATMDELLQRAGVCNKTTIVISAPAPLRAARAYFTLRYWGFPRDRVKVLNGGFTAYEEAYGLAEGDEPNVATTTFSVQDNDDLNDDLRLSLGDTIQKVDAVNDGETGISFLDNRPDPDATLANAVVDPPSNYHEGAEYFSDAPWKSADEIESYVFDLDGVSDGDEIVTYCGSGYRATMSFFALDGVLGYDDVAVYDGSFSRQWQHYDGNADVVPNDAWRVDLEGRTDGDTGASSLDIDPDLNEELTDVSDPDANQIEQEDLAYMAGETAADPDDPGEDDQEDDDGDGDDGGLGGGCPAIPAGAL; encoded by the coding sequence ATGGACGACAGAACTGACCGAGATCGGTCGATCAAGCGACGACAGTTCGTCAAGGCGACAGGCCTGGCTGGCATGGCTGCGATCGCCGGCTGTGCGGGGGAAGAGGAACCCCAGGACACGCCGACAGATGAACCGACCGAAGAACCCGCGGAGGAACCGACCGAGGAACCGGAGACGCCGGAGCCGACTGAGACGCAGACCGCGCTGATCGAGCCCGAAATGCTTGCGGCGTGGCAGGACGAGGGCCTGGTCAACGCCGCACGCGACGGCGAGGAGCGCGTGACGGTGCTTCGCGTCTTCGATACGGAAAATTACGAGGACGGACACGTCCCCGGCGCACTGCCGTGGGGGGCGCTCCACGGGAGTCGGACGGAGGCGCTTGCAGCTCTCGCCCCGACGGTTCCGGACGGCGAGGCGATGGACGAGATGCTCCAACAAACGGGCGTCGACGAGAACACCACCATCGTGTTGTCGGGCCCGAACCCGCTCCGTGCGGCTCGTGCGTACTTCACGCTGCGCTACTGGGGATTCCCCCGCGAGCGCATCAAAATCCTCAACGGCGGGTACACCGCCTACGACGAGGAGTTCGGCCTCGAAACCGGAGGAGAGCCGGACGTGACCGCGTCCGGGTTCAGCGTCCGCGATAACGGCGGGCTGAACGACGACAAGAGGGTCTCTCTGGGCGAGATGATCCAGACGGTCGACGCCGTCAACGACGGCGAGACCGGGATTTCGATCCTGGACAACCGTCCCCACCCGAGCGCCACCATTGCTAACGCGGTCGTCGACCCGCCGAGCAATTACCACGAGGGCCCCGAATATCACAGCGACGCTCCCTGGAAGAGTGCCGACGAGATCGAATCGTACGTCTTCGATCTGGACGGCGTCTCCGACGGCGACGAGATCGTCACCTACTGTGGCAGCGGCTACCGCGCGACGATGAGCTTCTTCGCGCTCGACGGCGTCCTGGGGTACGACGACGTTGCCGTCTACGACGGGTCGTTCTCCTTCCAGTGGCAGCACTACGACGGCGACGCCGACGTGGTGCCAAACGACGCCTGGCGGACCGACCTCGAGGGGCGGACTGACGGCGACACTGGGGAGAGCCAACTGGAGATCATCCCGTCGCTGAACGAAGCGTTCACCGACGTCTCTGATCCGGACGCCAACCAGATCGTACAGGAGGACCAAGCGTACATGGCCGGCGACGAGTACGAACCGGCCGTCCCGGAACCCGATCCCACCGAAACCGACAATGCGCTCATCGAGCCCGAAACGCTCAAAGAGTACCAGGCGCGTGGGATGGTCAACCGCGAAAACACCGACGGCCGCGAACGCGTCGTCGTCCTCCGGGCCTTCGGCATCGACGAGTACGAGGACGGGCACGTCCCCGGCGCCGTGCCGTGGGAGACGGTCCATCAGACCCGGTTCGAGGCGCTGTCGGAGCTCTCGCCGACCGTCCCGGACGGCGCGACAATGGACGAACTCCTGCAGCGTGCCGGCGTCTGTAACAAGACCACAATCGTGATCTCGGCTCCGGCACCCCTCCGGGCGGCGCGGGCGTACTTCACGCTGCGGTACTGGGGCTTCCCCCGCGATCGCGTCAAAGTTCTCAACGGCGGGTTCACCGCCTACGAGGAAGCGTACGGTCTCGCAGAGGGGGACGAACCGAACGTGGCCACCACGACGTTCAGCGTCCAGGACAACGACGATCTCAACGACGATCTCCGGTTGTCGCTCGGGGACACGATCCAGAAGGTCGACGCTGTCAACGACGGCGAGACGGGGATTTCGTTCCTGGACAACCGTCCCGATCCGGATGCCACGCTCGCCAATGCGGTCGTCGATCCGCCGAGCAACTACCACGAAGGGGCGGAGTACTTCAGCGACGCCCCCTGGAAGAGCGCTGACGAGATCGAATCGTACGTCTTCGATCTGGACGGTGTCTCCGACGGTGACGAGATCGTCACCTACTGTGGCAGCGGCTACCGCGCGACGATGAGCTTCTTCGCGCTCGACGGCGTCCTGGGGTACGACGACGTTGCCGTCTACGACGGGTCGTTCTCCCGTCAGTGGCAGCATTACGACGGCAACGCCGATGTCGTTCCCAACGACGCCTGGCGGGTCGACCTGGAGGGACGAACCGACGGCGACACCGGCGCCAGCAGCCTCGACATCGATCCGGATCTCAACGAGGAACTGACCGACGTCTCTGATCCGGACGCCAACCAGATCGAGCAGGAAGATCTGGCGTACATGGCCGGTGAAACCGCCGCCGACCCCGACGACCCCGGCGAAGACGACCAGGAGGATGACGACGGTGACGGCGACGACGGCGGTCTGGGCGGCGGCTGTCCCGCCATTCCGGCTGGCGCGCTGTAG
- a CDS encoding molybdopterin-dependent oxidoreductase — MTRRRLVQIGGAGAGVAVSGCLGFFEETEEEPTPTEEPPEEPTEEPTEEPPEEPTERLAYGICEICHHQCGQEVVVRDDGEQAVTYITGVDGNPRGSAGEGTEGTICPKGQTQIEKVHDPDRIKQPHIRENGELREVSWEEAFEYTAQRLQEFDAEYGAETFLNAASFTTTPVHNQFWRNLYGTPERIGRGIHVCAGPTFQAGGVMGVGSNNRIPDYQNSEYIIAWGRNMLETFAGQFEAKGVMTAFEENDATLVTIDPQHTETVQKSDKWLQIEPRTDGALALAMANVIIEEDLYDEEFVENWTYGFEAYREAVEDKTPEWAEEITGIDAEDIREVAIGFAEAAPNAGISIWTGTAQYGNAWKGTQNITALNGLVGNIDRPGGLRLWQTAPLGNPFEIREVGLPNNASGKTPALRKHEEYEDYAVRHTETIAHNLVPDMVENGHINGIYCHYDQPLKDGNAEAWIEALEEMDLVISVDAFWSGVAKRADIVLPEATQLEMDTVDNGGWSAYSNNSWIIGSKAAIEPQWNTKPGFDILAGIAEEMGWGEYFPWDSEREFINDQLSIHDLTLDELESGGDNYELVDEYDYEQWRNGDGTAFRFDLDQIGVLVDAFEETGMDTAPEWIPPGTYGDETSDEYPLEFFDTRAVFFSQGGDQHSEQMLERYALRHKLADEEYRGNYLVINPSDANERGIETGDMVRIESATGEGELMAYVSERTKPGFVTATYGFGEGSVQPDREGMNTMKLHEKQMDPISGQPDRHIAVDVAPGGD; from the coding sequence TTGACCCGCCGCAGACTCGTGCAGATCGGCGGCGCCGGCGCAGGGGTCGCAGTGAGCGGCTGTCTCGGGTTCTTCGAGGAGACCGAGGAGGAGCCGACTCCGACCGAGGAACCGCCCGAAGAGCCCACAGAAGAACCGACCGAGGAACCGCCCGAAGAGCCCACAGAACGGCTCGCGTACGGGATCTGTGAGATCTGCCACCACCAGTGTGGCCAGGAAGTGGTGGTCCGCGACGACGGTGAACAGGCAGTAACGTACATCACCGGCGTCGACGGCAACCCACGCGGAAGCGCCGGCGAGGGAACCGAGGGAACGATCTGCCCGAAAGGACAGACCCAGATCGAGAAGGTTCACGATCCGGACCGGATCAAGCAGCCCCACATCCGCGAGAACGGTGAGCTCCGCGAGGTGAGCTGGGAGGAAGCCTTCGAGTACACGGCACAGCGTCTCCAGGAGTTCGACGCCGAGTACGGCGCGGAAACCTTCCTCAACGCAGCCAGCTTCACGACCACCCCGGTTCACAACCAGTTCTGGCGGAACCTCTACGGTACTCCCGAGCGTATCGGCCGTGGAATCCACGTCTGTGCGGGTCCGACGTTCCAGGCCGGCGGCGTAATGGGCGTCGGATCGAACAATCGGATCCCGGATTACCAGAACTCCGAGTACATCATCGCCTGGGGCCGGAACATGCTCGAGACGTTTGCCGGCCAGTTCGAGGCGAAAGGGGTCATGACGGCGTTCGAGGAGAACGACGCCACCCTCGTGACGATCGATCCACAGCACACCGAGACTGTCCAGAAGTCCGACAAGTGGCTCCAGATCGAGCCCCGGACCGACGGCGCGCTCGCGTTGGCGATGGCGAACGTCATCATCGAAGAGGACCTGTACGACGAGGAGTTCGTCGAGAACTGGACGTACGGCTTCGAGGCGTACCGCGAGGCAGTCGAGGACAAAACCCCCGAGTGGGCCGAAGAGATCACCGGTATCGACGCCGAGGACATCCGCGAGGTCGCGATCGGCTTCGCGGAGGCTGCACCGAACGCTGGAATTTCGATCTGGACCGGCACCGCCCAGTACGGCAACGCCTGGAAAGGCACCCAGAACATCACCGCCCTCAACGGGCTCGTGGGCAACATCGACAGGCCGGGCGGGCTCCGGCTCTGGCAGACCGCACCGCTCGGAAACCCCTTCGAAATTCGGGAGGTCGGGCTCCCGAACAACGCGTCCGGCAAGACGCCCGCCCTCAGAAAGCACGAAGAGTACGAGGACTACGCAGTTCGGCACACGGAAACGATCGCTCACAACCTCGTGCCCGACATGGTCGAGAACGGGCACATCAACGGGATCTACTGTCACTACGACCAACCGTTGAAGGACGGAAACGCGGAGGCGTGGATCGAGGCGCTCGAAGAGATGGATCTCGTGATCTCCGTCGACGCGTTCTGGAGCGGCGTCGCGAAACGGGCGGACATCGTCCTTCCGGAGGCGACACAGCTCGAGATGGACACGGTCGATAACGGCGGGTGGAGCGCCTACAGCAACAACAGCTGGATCATCGGTTCCAAGGCCGCAATCGAGCCCCAGTGGAACACCAAACCGGGCTTCGACATCCTCGCCGGCATCGCAGAAGAGATGGGCTGGGGCGAGTACTTCCCCTGGGACAGCGAGCGGGAGTTCATCAACGACCAGCTCTCGATCCACGATCTGACGCTGGATGAACTCGAGTCGGGCGGCGACAACTACGAACTCGTCGACGAGTACGACTACGAGCAGTGGAGAAACGGTGACGGGACGGCGTTCCGCTTCGACCTCGATCAGATCGGCGTCCTCGTCGACGCCTTCGAGGAGACCGGGATGGACACCGCTCCCGAGTGGATCCCCCCGGGAACGTACGGAGACGAAACCAGCGACGAGTATCCCCTGGAGTTCTTCGACACTCGCGCGGTGTTCTTCTCGCAAGGTGGGGACCAGCACAGCGAACAGATGTTAGAACGGTACGCACTCCGGCACAAACTCGCCGACGAAGAGTACCGCGGGAACTACCTCGTCATCAACCCGTCGGACGCGAACGAACGGGGTATCGAAACTGGCGACATGGTTCGCATCGAGTCCGCGACCGGCGAGGGCGAACTCATGGCGTACGTTTCCGAGCGCACGAAACCCGGCTTCGTCACCGCGACGTATGGCTTCGGCGAAGGGTCGGTACAGCCCGACAGGGAAGGAATGAACACGATGAAACTCCACGAAAAACAGATGGACCCGATCTCCGGACAGCCGGACAGACACATTGCTGTCGACGTGGCACCGGGGGGTGACTGA
- a CDS encoding 4Fe-4S dicluster domain-containing protein — MAEDWIFYYDYNKCIGCHACSVSCKQFHNVEATKDDWRSVEHVESGSGNEFEEIPISTSCMHCPDAPCVDVCPVDIIEKREEDGIVVHERDECIFCFQCGEACPYDAPTYPEDEQLMAKCNFCLGEGPGSAYGQPEKQKESDGGKKPSCVDNCVGGAIQAGPVDEMLELASAEAVQRYEDGAQNQRVIVEPMRKGTTDVDTLIESAVSED, encoded by the coding sequence ATGGCTGAAGACTGGATATTCTACTACGACTACAACAAGTGCATCGGCTGTCACGCCTGCTCGGTGTCCTGCAAGCAGTTCCACAACGTGGAAGCGACGAAAGACGACTGGCGGAGCGTCGAACACGTCGAAAGCGGATCCGGAAACGAGTTTGAGGAGATCCCGATCTCCACCTCCTGTATGCACTGTCCGGACGCTCCCTGCGTGGACGTGTGCCCTGTCGACATCATCGAAAAGCGGGAGGAGGACGGTATCGTGGTTCACGAACGCGACGAGTGTATCTTCTGCTTCCAGTGCGGCGAGGCGTGTCCGTACGACGCCCCCACCTACCCCGAGGACGAACAGCTAATGGCGAAGTGTAACTTCTGTCTCGGCGAGGGGCCCGGAAGCGCCTACGGCCAGCCGGAGAAACAGAAGGAATCGGACGGCGGCAAGAAGCCGTCCTGCGTCGACAACTGCGTCGGCGGTGCGATCCAGGCTGGTCCCGTCGACGAAATGCTCGAACTCGCTTCCGCAGAGGCCGTCCAGCGGTACGAGGACGGTGCACAGAACCAGCGTGTGATCGTCGAACCGATGCGTAAAGGGACGACGGACGTTGATACGCTCATCGAATCCGCTGTATCGGAGGACTGA
- a CDS encoding molecular chaperone TorD family protein: MLSTDDRRSLAELYALLSACFQTPDEELVEAIEEGDLHEQLLTRAEPLGIDPERPSLGDIDSVGDFQEAYLRSFEGYEGPSAPPAESVYEPWWDDQDREILSGPAAADMRRRFDEVGADVPERYPPDHVALLLEYGSLLLEAGELEAYDQFHRDHFDWIPEFHARVEETCDEPFYRWATAVLSATIEAVESRLRQEQ, from the coding sequence ATGCTCAGTACTGACGACCGACGATCGCTTGCGGAGCTGTACGCGCTGCTGTCGGCGTGTTTCCAGACGCCCGACGAGGAACTCGTGGAGGCAATCGAGGAAGGCGACCTCCACGAACAGCTCCTGACCCGTGCCGAACCGCTCGGAATCGACCCGGAACGCCCATCTCTCGGCGACATCGACAGCGTCGGCGACTTCCAGGAAGCGTATCTCCGGAGCTTCGAGGGGTACGAGGGGCCGTCGGCGCCCCCGGCGGAGTCGGTCTACGAACCGTGGTGGGACGATCAGGACCGCGAGATCCTCTCGGGTCCTGCCGCAGCCGACATGCGGCGCCGATTCGACGAGGTGGGCGCCGATGTGCCCGAACGATATCCTCCAGACCACGTGGCACTCCTGTTGGAGTACGGGAGTCTCCTGCTGGAAGCAGGCGAGTTGGAGGCGTACGATCAGTTCCACCGCGATCACTTCGACTGGATCCCGGAGTTTCACGCCCGAGTCGAGGAGACGTGCGACGAGCCGTTCTACCGATGGGCGACAGCGGTACTGTCGGCGACGATCGAGGCTGTAGAATCGCGCCTTCGACAGGAGCAGTAA